Within Dermacentor albipictus isolate Rhodes 1998 colony chromosome 3, USDA_Dalb.pri_finalv2, whole genome shotgun sequence, the genomic segment AATCAGCTATTGCATTCTTAAACTTTCCTTCAAAAACTATTGCTGGGTAAAGGagagaaacaaaggaagaaaattGGGCAGAGACACTTCAGACttcttacgtgtgggaatgcgaaagcattatagttcCTTTGGTGAAATGCTTCTTCATGCacattccttgtccgcgcaagctctcgcctgcattctaaGTGTGCCTCTGTAAGGCCAAACAAAAATGCACCGAGCGTCTCAACGTGCTCACTTGCCTGTGAGGAGCTCCACTCAGTGGCATTCAattagacattaatgctttttattttatacattCATGACGTGGCAACATCTCCTCCCATTCAGCTGCCCCGTCACATGCCCAACGACGCATGCACCAGGACACACTTCTAGTCAACCAGAgccgtggagccgccgtggtgTCAAGGCAACGTGCTTGTCTCGCACCCCAGAGGCCCAGATTCAATTCCCACCGAGATCAATATTTACCAAATTTCCTTTTCAAAtacattaatttactttgtttacaggcacctccctgagaaatttgaagTCAATTTAAGCATTTCTTGACATGTTCTTACTCTTTGTGCCGTCAGCCATTTTTTGGTGCCATCTTTCAGTCACGCCAACTACGCCGATAGGTCTTCGtataatggggcatataatgcttgcgcattaaaaaAATATGTTGCTGAAAGTAGAGCAGGTTCTACATCATTGCAATCCTAGTTAGAGCACAATAGGAACCAGTCAAATCTAACCCAAGTTAACTACTTGCACAAAACAAATGTTGCGAGGGTTTTAGAACGGTAACATAAAGTAATGCTTGCCTTTATTTCAAATCTACAGCACTTTCCATGTAGCACAGTGACTCAGGTTCAGCTTAGGTTGTTCCATTGCACATCCTTGTTGCTTCATTAGCATCTGTCCACGCGCAATGTTTGCTGCAACATTTTCAAAAAGCACCCTGCTACTCGCATCCTaaatctttttctttcatttctgacTTCTCACTGGTTTGAGACTACGAGACAGGCATGGAAGGGAGGGCTTGACAAGTAAATAACAAATACAACACGCACCAAAACTTCCACAGTTCACCATGGCCACCTCGCTTGTAATTGTGCACGCACCAAACTGCCGCATGGCACAGTTCATGAAGTAGGGTGTCTCTTGTGTATTCTGCATTGTGGAGAATCTTTGCCGAGAGCTCCACACGGTAGTTGTAGTCAGCCAAATTGAAACATCGGCCCGCTGTTGACGTCAACCGGCTGTTCCAGGAAATTTCGCCTGGAGGAAGCTGTTCGCAGCAAGATGAAAAACTTAATTTGTACCTGCATTTTGTGAGAACCACACAGCATACAGCTGAACCTTGATATAAAAAACCTGGATGTAATGACTTATCAGATGTAGAAGAGCAAACCTAAATTTTATCTCACCTGTTTCAGCATGTAAGTATATGTGCATATAACAAGTGTCAGATATAAAAAAGGTATTTTCATTTCCAATAAAAGTTTCTTCTGACAAGTTTTGACTGTACAGTCAGCTCAAAGTGACGATGACCTCTTATTGAAAATCAGAAGTAATACTTtacttttattatttattataccctcagggccaacaGAATTACAGAGGGGGCTGGGGAATAAGTTCAAAATAAATTAAGCCCAACAGCATCAGCAAACAACCAAAATATACTAGTATAATTACTATACAGTATTAGTGGATAGCAGACCAAAGTAAATAAATATTATTTCTATTTATTCAAACTATATATCTCAACGTACATAGATTACATAAACCAGAGTGCATAAGGGACATTAATAAGCAGATTGCCCAATTCAATGTGATAGGAGCATTCAAACCATAGGGAAACAGGGAAAACAAATATACTGAAAACGAAATGTCGCATAAAGTTTCTTTAAAACGGTTAGTATCACCTGTGGATGCAACAGTCACAGGAAAGTGATTCCACTCATCAGCTGTCTGCGAGACAAATGAGTGTAAGAAGGAGGAGGATCTACAAGATGGATACCAACTTTGTGCTGGTGATCAAGTCGAGATGATATGTAATGTGGTGCCGAAAGAAGCCTGTTTCATAGTATGGGATGATGACATACCTTATGAAAGAGAGAGAGCCGCAAGTGTCTACTCCACAATGCTAAGAGTGCTAACTGTATGTTAGACTTCACTGTGGTGATGCTGGCTGTTCTGTTATAGTTGGAGAATGTGTATCATAAGGAATTATTCAGCACCATTTCCACTGAATAAATTAAATTATTTTGACTAGGGTCCCAAACTGAGGCGGCGTATTCGAGTTTAGGTCGGATAGCATCAGTCTGAGAGACAGTGGCGCATGTGAAAAATTGCGTCGGATGTAACCTAATTACCTATTAGCGTTGCTCATTACGTGTGCAATGTGTGTCGTTTAGGTAAGGTCAGATGAGGGTCGTTAGTGGGGTCGCCATATGGGTCAGGCGCATGTGTGcagactggtcaagttcgaattatctggcgaGTGCCAATTTTAAGGTTGAAATAAAGAATGTTTAGGCCCATAAAAATGTGTGCGTGCCTGCCGGGATCTTCGGTCGGGTTCGGATTAACCGGAGTCAAATTAATGGGAGTCTACTTTATAAACATTTTGCTTGCAGTTCCTTTTCATTAAAATTTTTAAAGAGCGTCGAGTTAATGCAAGATATCAAATTTTAATCAGCCAATTATTACAGCAGAAATGCACATTTACTGTGAATGCCTCATTATGGCATCTGAGCTGCCCAAGTCTTCATGGAAGTATTGCAGATGAAGTTTCACACAATGTACAATTTTACGTCAAATGCTGCTAATTTATAGCTTCAGGCAAATAAATGCTATGTTGTGTTGCCTTCAGGAGCATAAATTTGTATTTGAGTCATGACCTTTACCAGCCTACAAGTTTTAACTTGTACCCACATAAAATCTACATGTCTTATCATCCACAGAACAAAGTTTGCTCGCATTCATGTTTTGACCAGATGGAGCCAACACTGGTTTCACATAATCAAAAATATTGGACCAACTATTGAAACCCAGCCTTTTGCCAACATGAACAATGGCCAAATAAGAGCAGACCTGGGTCCTGCATTGCCTGGCTAGCTAAACTGGCTGAATGGTTCCAAACTTGTTGATTGTCAGCCATTGGTCATGTTCTCAGCTGTTGTTAACATATTATTCCTGTCACATTGCAAAGCAGTGTGTCATTTGTGCACATGGTGAATGTAGCACAGCATCACACACAGAGCAACAGGAAGCACACAATACAGTGTGTACTTCCTGATGCAATTTCAAAAAATGACATTTAACATGCACCGATTCTTAAAAAAGATGTGGTGCATCTCTTTTCGAGATGATTGCAGACGTTATGCTATTAGCAGTCTATCTTATCATTAGTGCACAATTATTGATGACTTGTTTTATGTAATGACCATTACTACAGGTGGTACACACCTAGTGACCCAAGGTAGTGCCAAAGAGATTCACTGAACGGCGGCAGATACCCAGCAACCCATATTGGTCCAACAGTTTATTTTGAACTCAGTTcgctcagcacagcagcccaatgatAGCCTACCCAATtaaccatggactacccagtggcccaagttggtgGCAAAGAGGTTAGGAATggacacccacccacccacccacgcacgcacgcgcgcacacacacacacatacatactgtAAACTGGTCAAAGTTCTCAAAGAATGCCAGTAGGATTAATAATGTGCACTAATTTTGTTAGAGTATGTTTGTCTAGGCCACAGCAGAGTTGGGTAATGAGAAGGAAACatgcagaataaaaatgggctgaagCACATAAAGCAAGCATTACCAAGTCATCAACGATTGCTTGCTGTTATACTAGAAACAAAGAGTGTACATtcgttgcattctaccggtaATAACATATTGCgcggaaacttggaggttaacaaagaaggttGAGAAGAAGCTAAGGATAGGGCAATGAGTGactgaacgaaaaagaaaaatagatgtaatgttaagagacaggaagacagcagtgTGAATTAGACAGTAAATGGGAGGTAACCGATATTCACACTGAGAGTAAGGGGAAGAAACAgagctgggtaggccatgtaTAGCACAaggcagataaccgatggtctatTAGAgatacagaatgagtgccaagggaaaggaagcacaCTCAAGAGTAAGAGAAAtagtgtgatgaaattagaaaacttGCAGGTATAAATTGAAATTGGCTAGTGCAAGACAAGGGTAATTTGAAATCACTAGGAggagcctttgtcctgcagtggacataaaagtaggctgatgatgaagatgacaCTAACTTTTCATTACCAATTTGGCCACAGTTCAGCATGAGGAGATTTCGCTTTGTATAAATACTATACTCAAAAGTCCCATACTTTTGCCATGAGAATACGGTCTGCTAAAAGACCAATGACCAATGTGACACCCTCATTTGCAACAGCTATGCATTGCAACACTTACCTTGTGAGCAAAGATCTCCCtgttaaaaagtaaaaaaagggcATTTGAGAGGTCCTCCCGAGAGTCCTTGAATCGCTGCCTAAATTTGAGCGTGTCGGGATGACACTTGTCCAGCGGTGTGCTATCAGACAGAGATTCGAGAAACCAGGCGTCCTCGTCCAGTAGTGCCTTTGCTGTGGCGCATGGCGTCACAACACGCGAGGGAACAGCCGGCTTCCTCTCCTTCCTCTCCACAGGTGTTTTCAATTCATCTTCGCTGCTGGAGCTATTCAGAAAGGAggggcgccgcctgcaaacagaTATGTTGCTGTGTTGCTAGAATAACCGCAAGCACTACAAAAAGATCTTAATTTACATGAACCCGTAAACGGTGATTACATTTTGCATCTCAAAGCAGATGCACAGGAAGTGACTAGAGTGAGGTCAGCATACCTAGCCAGCACAATATTCAGAGTTATAGCTGAGCCAAGATTTATTGCGTTTTGGGCAGCAGCACAATTTTGGTTAAGCAATGTTAGAAGTTAATCTACGTGTGCAGTAATTGAAGGCTCCTTATAATTGTTGCAAAAATTTGGCATATGGACACAAAGCATAGGGCTGCCTGCCTCACAAATTGTATCTTTAGACCAAGCTATAGCCAAACATGAATGAAAAAAATCGCAGCTTAATGACAGCTTAATGAAGTTCTCAATCAGACACTTTTTTATTCACTTAGAATGCTTGACAAGAGGACTCTGCATTCTTATATTTCTTTTGGCAAAATACTTTCTGTTGCAGTCTTCACAACAGTGGCCGTAGAGCATGGTAGTAACAACATACTTTGCACCATCTTTCAGGACATGATAAGCCAACATTTACATCATAATACATGATAAACAGCACACATTTACACAAAGGAGGAAAGGGGGACAGAAATGCAAATGCCCTGTATGTATGGGTGTCTCCCGACTGGCTTTCAGATTAAAGATATGCTGCCACCACAGCATCAGTCACACTGAGGTCTCATGCTTGTGGTGCTTCTTCAGTTGCACTTTTCCAGCTCAAGCAGGACCCCCAAAATTGTGTGAAAATCTTCAACTCCTTATTTTTTGGTTTTCACAAATGCAGGACATACAATTTCAAGAGAGATAAGTAGTAGTTTCTGTGACATATAAGCCAGATGTTGCATGCTTTTAACAAACCAAGTTCTTTCTGGCTTTGACATGAGGTGCCAGTTGTGGGGATTAATTCAAAGCTGACAGTTGTAGTTTACCCGCTGCACAATAGAGGATATACATTGTGTACAAATGCACtgtttaagcatgcatctgcTAAGAACACAAGTGCACTCAAGTTTCCAAAAAAATTTGCTGTTTGGTTACAACATATGGATCGACTAGATGCAACATGAACTCTGCAAGTATGTTCCTTTCGTCATTACACAATTTTACCTGTCACACAAATTACACTTCACGGAATACAAAATTACAGAAAAGATTGACACACGCACTGTGGCACCATCTTGTGGCACAAAATTTAATCATAGATTATGTAGAACTATTGTTGCAGTGAGTAACTATGTTCTACTTAGCTGCTGGAGTAAAGCAGTCACTTAATCGTCAACACGTATATCCTTTCTTACGTTTTTTCTAGAACAACAGTGCAAAGATGTTTTTAACGTATTGTTGTTAGACAAAGTGTCTCCAGTAAGCAAACTTTCCATTAAAGGTGAAATGCATATGGATAGACTAAAACCCTATTATCGCTCCTTGTGTGGTACGACTCAAATGAAAAACATTCATCATTTGAGCTCTTAACAGCAATCAAAGGCAAAATATGCGGCAAATGTAAATATGAGAAATTGTCTCAGTTCTGCACCCTAGATAATGTGCAGCAAGTCATCTCATGGAAGAAGCAAGCTTTGTTCATGCCAAATGTACAGTTGTGTTCAATATGAACTGCAACAAAGTGCTTGTGGTTGAAGGGGCCCCACGGCTGCATAGCAGCGCCGATACTGGAAAAATTGGAGAACCAAGCACTGTttcaattactggtatttatcaaaccaatTTTTCTTACACAGGCACAGCCGTGCAGTTttgaaaagtttccagattattcAGCTCCTGGCCAGAGCTCGCATGACTCGCTTTCAATGACCAAAAGCTTCGGGAAGAGAAAAAGTTACATCTTTAATTTTCTGCAGCTTTGCATTGCCATTAGAGTTCCATGCGAGCCCATCACGCTACAACTCAAGGGCTGCTCTAGGCATGCACACAGTGGTACAAAGATTTTATAGACATCTATATGCATCTATAGACATCTATGTGCATCACTTATGTAGCAGCTATCAGTGCTAACATGCACTGATAACATGCCGCTGGGAATGTATGCATATATACAGTTGGTCACAAAGGTTTAAAGGACATGGGATATGCAAAAAAGCTGAATTCCCATAAAGCCTTGGCACACAGATTCGAATTCATTGTTTCAGCGAGCAGCAGTTCTTGCAGCCTACACAGATCTAGGTCAACTAAATTGGAAATGTCCAGCccgagcgctgcaatacgatagcgcatgagcgcagtcacatgCGTTTGTTTCATATTTCGATGGCTtcctttaaacgccgaaaaaaaaaccCACGCAGCATGTACGGTGCCACAAAAAATTCGATCGGTTGTTTCTTGATCCCCTTTACAACGTAAAAAAATAAACGCGCTTgaccctaaagtgaatattaaaaattcTGCATAACTGATATTAGTTATTTACccaattaagcggaatataataAATACGCTAAGGAgcaccacatgacggcaaaccatatgtcgttggtttcattctcCTGCGGTTGACTAGTTTTTctttaaatccttggttcaagttacgtgaaacaaccAGTATATACATCACTGTCAGTGCAAACTGCTGTACAGGGCCAAATGTGAATATATACATCGCAGAAATTCTTGCAAACTGCTTCCTGACAGAACTTATTTGACTACAAAGGCTAAACACATCCTAGTAATGCACAGAAGGAACAAAATCAATCAGAGTTAACACACTGACCTCCA encodes:
- the LOC135900630 gene encoding germ cell nuclear acidic-1 protein-like encodes the protein MPVSMACDEKLSEAFENALRLSPKVKDAPNFLTPQKRPLLGRHCWSSARRRPSFLNSSSSEDELKTPVERKERKPAVPSRVVTPCATAKALLDEDAWFLESLSDSTPLDKCHPDTLKFRQRFKDSREDLSNALFLLFNREIFAHKLPPGEISWNSRLTSTAGRCFNLADYNYRVELSAKILHNAEYTRDTLLHELCHAAVWVNRAAQRFPKLPPGQRCHNYKQSRSRKLTFN